From Halichoerus grypus chromosome 6, mHalGry1.hap1.1, whole genome shotgun sequence, one genomic window encodes:
- the MOSPD3 gene encoding motile sperm domain-containing protein 3, translated as MRRGAPQDQELVGPGAPGRGSRGAPPSSGLVPVLVFPPDLVFRADQRSGPRQLLTLYNPTGAALRFRVLCTAPAKYTVFDAEGYVKPQSCIDIVIRHVAPIPSHYDIQDRFRIELSEEGAEGRVVGRKDITSVLRAPAYPLELQGQPDPTPHPGPPSWTAPPTARHFPENRPPQLATSSFLLFLLTGIVSVAFLLLPLQDELGSQLPQILHVSLGQKLVAAYILGLLTMVFLRT; from the exons ATGCGCCGTGGGGCGCCCCAGGACCAGGAGCTGGTGGGCCCGGGGGCTCCTGGGAGGGGGTCCCGGGGCGCCCCTCCTTCCTCGGGACTTGTCCCGGTCCTCGTCTTTCCCCCGGACCTAGTATTCAGGGCGGACCAGCGGAGCGGACCCCGGCAGCTGCTGACCCTCTATAACCCCACGGGAGCTGCGCTTCGCTTCCGAG TCCTGTGCACAGCACCTGCCAAATACACGGTGTTTGACGCAGAAGGATATGTGAAACCTCAATCCTGCATTGACAT TGTGATTCGCCACGTGGCCCCCATTCCCAGCCACTATGACATCCAGGACCGCTTCCGCATTGAGCTGTctgaggagggagctgagggTCGAGTGGTGGGGCGCAAGGACATCACCTCAGTTCTGAGGGCCCCAGCCTACCCCCTTGAGCTTCAGGGACAGCCTGACCCAACACCCCACCCAGGGCCTCCTTCCTGGACAGCACCACCCACGGCCAGACACTTCCCAGAGA ACCGCCCCCCACAACTGGCCAccagctccttcctcctcttcttgctGACGGGCATAGTCTCTGTGGCCTTCCTGCTGCTCCCACTCCAGGACGAGCTTGGCAGCCAGCTGCCCCAAATCCTGCACGTCTCCCTGGGACAGAAGTTGGTGGCAGCATACATCTTGG gaCTCCTCACCATGGTGTTCCTTCGGacctga
- the TFR2 gene encoding transferrin receptor protein 2 isoform X1 yields the protein MERLWGLLQRTQRLSPRPSQTIYKRVEGTQQWRLEEEEEDREEGAEPAAHFCPMELRGPDLGSRAGRQNLGLWATTGRRAAPYLVLTALLIFIGAFLLGYVAFRGSCQACGDDVLVVSEDINYEPGPDSHQGTLYWSDLQAMFLRLLGEGHLEDTIRQTSLRKRMAGSAGMAALAQDVRGALSSQKLDHVWMDTHYVGLQFPDPAHPNTLHWVGEAGKLGEPLPLEDHDVYCPYSATGNATGELVYAHYGRPEDLQDLRARGVEPAGRLLLVRLGEISFAQKVASAQDFGARGVLIYPDPADFSQDPHKLGLSSHRAVYGHVHLGTGDPYTPGFPSFNQTQFPPVQSSGLPNIPAQPISADIASLLLRKLQGPVAPQEWQGRLPGSPYRLGPGPGLHLGVNNHRVSTPISNIFGCIEGRSEPDHYVVIGAQRDAWGPGAAKSAVGTAILLELARTFSSMVSNGFQPRRSLLFISWDGGDFGSVGSTEWLEGYLSVLHLKAVVYVSLDNAVLGDDKFHAKTSPLLISLIENILKQVDSPNRSGQTLYEQVVFNNHSWDAEVIRPLPMDSSAYSFTAFAGVPAVEFSFLEDGQAYPFLHTKDDTYENLHRVLRGRLPAVAQAVAQLAGQLLIRLSHDHLLPLDFGRYGDVVLRHIGSLNEFSGDLKARGLTLQWVYSARGDYIRAAEKLRKEIYSSEESDERLMRMYNVRIMRVEFYFLSQYVSPADSPFRHIFLGRGDHTLGALLDHVRLLRSGGSGEPGAASSGVAPGLGFQESRFRRQLALLTWTLQGAANALSGDVWNIDNNF from the exons CAAAGGTTGTCCCCACGACCCTCTCAGACCATCTACAAGCGTGTGGAGGGCACCCAGCAGTGGcgcctggaggaggaagaggaagacagggaggagggggctgagccAGCAGCCCACTTCTGCCCCATGGAGCTGAGGGGCCCTGACCTGGGCTCTCGAGCAGGGAGGCAAAACCTCGGACTCTGGGCAACAACAGGACGAAGGGCTGCCCCCTACCTGGTCCTGACAGCCCTGCTGATCTTCATTGGGG CTTTCCTTCTGGGCTATGTGGCCTTCCGAGGGTCCTGCCAGGCATGTGGGGATGACGTGTTGGTGGTCAGTGAGGACATAAACTATGAGCCGGGCCCGGACTCCCACCAGGGCACATTGTACTGGAGCGACCTCCAGGCCATGTTCCTGcggctcctgggggaggggcacctggaggaCACCATCAG GCAAACCAGCCTTCGGAAAAGGATGGCTGGCTCAGCCGGGATGGCCGCTCTGGCTCAGGACGTCCGGGGGGCGCTCTCGAGCCAAAAGCTGGACCACGTGTGGATGGACACGCACTACGTGGGGCTGCAGTTTCCGGACCC GGCTCATCCCAATACCCTGCACTGGGTCGGTGAGGCTGGGAAGCTCGGGGAGCCCCTGCCGCTGGAGGACCACGACGTCTACTGTCCCTACAGTGCCACGGGCAACGCCACG ggaGAGCTGGTGTACGCCCACTACGGGCGGCCGGAGGACCTGCAGGACCTGCGGGCCCGGGGCGTGGAGCCGGCGGGGCGCCTCCTGCTGGTGCGCTTGGGGGAGATCAGCTTCGCCCAAAAG GTGGCCAGTGCCCAGGACTTTGGGGCCCGAGGAGTGCTCATATACCCCGATCCAGCAGACTTCTCCCAGGATCCACACAAGCTCGGCCTGTCCAGCCACAGAGCTGTGTATGGACAT GTGCACCTGGGAACTGGGGACCCCTACACGCCTGGCTTCCCTTCCTTTAATCAAACCCAGTTCCCTCCAGTCCAGTCCTCCGGCCTCCCTAACATCCCCGCCCAGCCCATCAGTGCGGACATTGCCTCCCTCCTGCTGAG GAAGCTCCAAGGCCCTGTGGCTCCCCAGGAATGGCAGGGGCgcctcccaggctccccttatcgcctgggccctgggccaggctTGCACCTCGGGGTCAACAACCACAGGGTCTCCACCCCCATCAGCAACATCTTTGGCTGCATCGAGGGCCGCTCAGAGCCAG ATCACTACGTTGTCATCGGGGCCCAGAGGGATGCGTGGGGCCCAGGAGCGGCCAAGTCCGCTGTGGGGACGGCCATACTGCTGGAGCTGGCGCGGACCTTTTCCTCCATGGTGAGCAATG GCTTCCAGCCCCGAAGGAGTCTTCTCTTCATCAGCTGGGACGGAGGTGACTTTGGGAGTGTGGGCTCCACAGAGTGGCTGGAG GGTTACCTCAGCGTGCTGCACCTCAAAGCCGTGGTCTACGTGAGCCTGGACAATGCGGTGCTGG GAGACGACAAGTTCCATGCCAAGACCAGCCCCCTTCTGATCAGCCTCATAGAGAACATCCTGAAGCAG GTGGACTCTCCTAACCGCAGTGGGCAGACCCTCTATGAGCAGGTGGTGTTCAACAATCACAGCTGGGATGCTGAAGT GATCCGGCCACTGCCCATGGACAGCAGTGCCTATTCCTTCACGGCCTTTGCGGGGGTCCCTGCCGTCGAGTTCTCCTTCTTGGAG GATGGCCAGGCGTACCCGTTCCTGCACACGAAGGACGACACATACGAGAACCTACACAGGGTGCTGCGGGGCCGCCTGCCCGCCGTGGCCCAGGCTGTGGCCCAGCTCGCTGGGCAGCTCCTCATCCGGCTCAGCCACGATCACCTGCTGCCTCTGGACTTCGGCCGCTACGGGGACGTGGTCCTCAGGCACATCGGCAGCCTCAACGAGTTCTCTGGGGACCTGAAG GCCCGCGGGCTGACCCTCCAGTGGGTGTACTCGGCGCGGGGGGACTATATCCGGGCGGCGGAGAAGCTGCGAAAGGAGATCTACAGCTCGGAGGAGAGCGATGAGAGGCTGATGCGCATGTACAACGTGCGCATCATGCGG GTGGAGTTCTACTTCCTGTCCCAGTACGTGTCGCCGGCCGACTCCCCGTTCCGCCACATTTTCCTGGGCCGCGGAGACCACACGCTGGGCGCGCTGCTCGACCACGTGCGGCTGCTGCGCTCGGGCGGCTCCGGAGAGCCAGGGGCCGCCTCCTCCGGGGTGGCTCCGGGCCTGGGCTTCCAGGAGAGCCGCTTCCGACGCCAGCTGGCCCTTCTCACCTGGACGCTGCAGGGGGCCGCCAACGCACTTAGCGGGGATGTCTGGAACATCGATAACAACTTCTGA
- the TFR2 gene encoding transferrin receptor protein 2 isoform X2, with amino-acid sequence MERLWGLLQRTTIYKRVEGTQQWRLEEEEEDREEGAEPAAHFCPMELRGPDLGSRAGRQNLGLWATTGRRAAPYLVLTALLIFIGAFLLGYVAFRGSCQACGDDVLVVSEDINYEPGPDSHQGTLYWSDLQAMFLRLLGEGHLEDTIRQTSLRKRMAGSAGMAALAQDVRGALSSQKLDHVWMDTHYVGLQFPDPAHPNTLHWVGEAGKLGEPLPLEDHDVYCPYSATGNATGELVYAHYGRPEDLQDLRARGVEPAGRLLLVRLGEISFAQKVASAQDFGARGVLIYPDPADFSQDPHKLGLSSHRAVYGHVHLGTGDPYTPGFPSFNQTQFPPVQSSGLPNIPAQPISADIASLLLRKLQGPVAPQEWQGRLPGSPYRLGPGPGLHLGVNNHRVSTPISNIFGCIEGRSEPDHYVVIGAQRDAWGPGAAKSAVGTAILLELARTFSSMVSNGFQPRRSLLFISWDGGDFGSVGSTEWLEGYLSVLHLKAVVYVSLDNAVLGDDKFHAKTSPLLISLIENILKQVDSPNRSGQTLYEQVVFNNHSWDAEVIRPLPMDSSAYSFTAFAGVPAVEFSFLEDGQAYPFLHTKDDTYENLHRVLRGRLPAVAQAVAQLAGQLLIRLSHDHLLPLDFGRYGDVVLRHIGSLNEFSGDLKARGLTLQWVYSARGDYIRAAEKLRKEIYSSEESDERLMRMYNVRIMRVEFYFLSQYVSPADSPFRHIFLGRGDHTLGALLDHVRLLRSGGSGEPGAASSGVAPGLGFQESRFRRQLALLTWTLQGAANALSGDVWNIDNNF; translated from the exons ACCATCTACAAGCGTGTGGAGGGCACCCAGCAGTGGcgcctggaggaggaagaggaagacagggaggagggggctgagccAGCAGCCCACTTCTGCCCCATGGAGCTGAGGGGCCCTGACCTGGGCTCTCGAGCAGGGAGGCAAAACCTCGGACTCTGGGCAACAACAGGACGAAGGGCTGCCCCCTACCTGGTCCTGACAGCCCTGCTGATCTTCATTGGGG CTTTCCTTCTGGGCTATGTGGCCTTCCGAGGGTCCTGCCAGGCATGTGGGGATGACGTGTTGGTGGTCAGTGAGGACATAAACTATGAGCCGGGCCCGGACTCCCACCAGGGCACATTGTACTGGAGCGACCTCCAGGCCATGTTCCTGcggctcctgggggaggggcacctggaggaCACCATCAG GCAAACCAGCCTTCGGAAAAGGATGGCTGGCTCAGCCGGGATGGCCGCTCTGGCTCAGGACGTCCGGGGGGCGCTCTCGAGCCAAAAGCTGGACCACGTGTGGATGGACACGCACTACGTGGGGCTGCAGTTTCCGGACCC GGCTCATCCCAATACCCTGCACTGGGTCGGTGAGGCTGGGAAGCTCGGGGAGCCCCTGCCGCTGGAGGACCACGACGTCTACTGTCCCTACAGTGCCACGGGCAACGCCACG ggaGAGCTGGTGTACGCCCACTACGGGCGGCCGGAGGACCTGCAGGACCTGCGGGCCCGGGGCGTGGAGCCGGCGGGGCGCCTCCTGCTGGTGCGCTTGGGGGAGATCAGCTTCGCCCAAAAG GTGGCCAGTGCCCAGGACTTTGGGGCCCGAGGAGTGCTCATATACCCCGATCCAGCAGACTTCTCCCAGGATCCACACAAGCTCGGCCTGTCCAGCCACAGAGCTGTGTATGGACAT GTGCACCTGGGAACTGGGGACCCCTACACGCCTGGCTTCCCTTCCTTTAATCAAACCCAGTTCCCTCCAGTCCAGTCCTCCGGCCTCCCTAACATCCCCGCCCAGCCCATCAGTGCGGACATTGCCTCCCTCCTGCTGAG GAAGCTCCAAGGCCCTGTGGCTCCCCAGGAATGGCAGGGGCgcctcccaggctccccttatcgcctgggccctgggccaggctTGCACCTCGGGGTCAACAACCACAGGGTCTCCACCCCCATCAGCAACATCTTTGGCTGCATCGAGGGCCGCTCAGAGCCAG ATCACTACGTTGTCATCGGGGCCCAGAGGGATGCGTGGGGCCCAGGAGCGGCCAAGTCCGCTGTGGGGACGGCCATACTGCTGGAGCTGGCGCGGACCTTTTCCTCCATGGTGAGCAATG GCTTCCAGCCCCGAAGGAGTCTTCTCTTCATCAGCTGGGACGGAGGTGACTTTGGGAGTGTGGGCTCCACAGAGTGGCTGGAG GGTTACCTCAGCGTGCTGCACCTCAAAGCCGTGGTCTACGTGAGCCTGGACAATGCGGTGCTGG GAGACGACAAGTTCCATGCCAAGACCAGCCCCCTTCTGATCAGCCTCATAGAGAACATCCTGAAGCAG GTGGACTCTCCTAACCGCAGTGGGCAGACCCTCTATGAGCAGGTGGTGTTCAACAATCACAGCTGGGATGCTGAAGT GATCCGGCCACTGCCCATGGACAGCAGTGCCTATTCCTTCACGGCCTTTGCGGGGGTCCCTGCCGTCGAGTTCTCCTTCTTGGAG GATGGCCAGGCGTACCCGTTCCTGCACACGAAGGACGACACATACGAGAACCTACACAGGGTGCTGCGGGGCCGCCTGCCCGCCGTGGCCCAGGCTGTGGCCCAGCTCGCTGGGCAGCTCCTCATCCGGCTCAGCCACGATCACCTGCTGCCTCTGGACTTCGGCCGCTACGGGGACGTGGTCCTCAGGCACATCGGCAGCCTCAACGAGTTCTCTGGGGACCTGAAG GCCCGCGGGCTGACCCTCCAGTGGGTGTACTCGGCGCGGGGGGACTATATCCGGGCGGCGGAGAAGCTGCGAAAGGAGATCTACAGCTCGGAGGAGAGCGATGAGAGGCTGATGCGCATGTACAACGTGCGCATCATGCGG GTGGAGTTCTACTTCCTGTCCCAGTACGTGTCGCCGGCCGACTCCCCGTTCCGCCACATTTTCCTGGGCCGCGGAGACCACACGCTGGGCGCGCTGCTCGACCACGTGCGGCTGCTGCGCTCGGGCGGCTCCGGAGAGCCAGGGGCCGCCTCCTCCGGGGTGGCTCCGGGCCTGGGCTTCCAGGAGAGCCGCTTCCGACGCCAGCTGGCCCTTCTCACCTGGACGCTGCAGGGGGCCGCCAACGCACTTAGCGGGGATGTCTGGAACATCGATAACAACTTCTGA
- the TFR2 gene encoding transferrin receptor protein 2 isoform X3, which produces MAGSAGMAALAQDVRGALSSQKLDHVWMDTHYVGLQFPDPAHPNTLHWVGEAGKLGEPLPLEDHDVYCPYSATGNATGELVYAHYGRPEDLQDLRARGVEPAGRLLLVRLGEISFAQKVASAQDFGARGVLIYPDPADFSQDPHKLGLSSHRAVYGHVHLGTGDPYTPGFPSFNQTQFPPVQSSGLPNIPAQPISADIASLLLRKLQGPVAPQEWQGRLPGSPYRLGPGPGLHLGVNNHRVSTPISNIFGCIEGRSEPDHYVVIGAQRDAWGPGAAKSAVGTAILLELARTFSSMVSNGFQPRRSLLFISWDGGDFGSVGSTEWLEGYLSVLHLKAVVYVSLDNAVLGDDKFHAKTSPLLISLIENILKQVDSPNRSGQTLYEQVVFNNHSWDAEVIRPLPMDSSAYSFTAFAGVPAVEFSFLEDGQAYPFLHTKDDTYENLHRVLRGRLPAVAQAVAQLAGQLLIRLSHDHLLPLDFGRYGDVVLRHIGSLNEFSGDLKARGLTLQWVYSARGDYIRAAEKLRKEIYSSEESDERLMRMYNVRIMRVEFYFLSQYVSPADSPFRHIFLGRGDHTLGALLDHVRLLRSGGSGEPGAASSGVAPGLGFQESRFRRQLALLTWTLQGAANALSGDVWNIDNNF; this is translated from the exons ATGGCTGGCTCAGCCGGGATGGCCGCTCTGGCTCAGGACGTCCGGGGGGCGCTCTCGAGCCAAAAGCTGGACCACGTGTGGATGGACACGCACTACGTGGGGCTGCAGTTTCCGGACCC GGCTCATCCCAATACCCTGCACTGGGTCGGTGAGGCTGGGAAGCTCGGGGAGCCCCTGCCGCTGGAGGACCACGACGTCTACTGTCCCTACAGTGCCACGGGCAACGCCACG ggaGAGCTGGTGTACGCCCACTACGGGCGGCCGGAGGACCTGCAGGACCTGCGGGCCCGGGGCGTGGAGCCGGCGGGGCGCCTCCTGCTGGTGCGCTTGGGGGAGATCAGCTTCGCCCAAAAG GTGGCCAGTGCCCAGGACTTTGGGGCCCGAGGAGTGCTCATATACCCCGATCCAGCAGACTTCTCCCAGGATCCACACAAGCTCGGCCTGTCCAGCCACAGAGCTGTGTATGGACAT GTGCACCTGGGAACTGGGGACCCCTACACGCCTGGCTTCCCTTCCTTTAATCAAACCCAGTTCCCTCCAGTCCAGTCCTCCGGCCTCCCTAACATCCCCGCCCAGCCCATCAGTGCGGACATTGCCTCCCTCCTGCTGAG GAAGCTCCAAGGCCCTGTGGCTCCCCAGGAATGGCAGGGGCgcctcccaggctccccttatcgcctgggccctgggccaggctTGCACCTCGGGGTCAACAACCACAGGGTCTCCACCCCCATCAGCAACATCTTTGGCTGCATCGAGGGCCGCTCAGAGCCAG ATCACTACGTTGTCATCGGGGCCCAGAGGGATGCGTGGGGCCCAGGAGCGGCCAAGTCCGCTGTGGGGACGGCCATACTGCTGGAGCTGGCGCGGACCTTTTCCTCCATGGTGAGCAATG GCTTCCAGCCCCGAAGGAGTCTTCTCTTCATCAGCTGGGACGGAGGTGACTTTGGGAGTGTGGGCTCCACAGAGTGGCTGGAG GGTTACCTCAGCGTGCTGCACCTCAAAGCCGTGGTCTACGTGAGCCTGGACAATGCGGTGCTGG GAGACGACAAGTTCCATGCCAAGACCAGCCCCCTTCTGATCAGCCTCATAGAGAACATCCTGAAGCAG GTGGACTCTCCTAACCGCAGTGGGCAGACCCTCTATGAGCAGGTGGTGTTCAACAATCACAGCTGGGATGCTGAAGT GATCCGGCCACTGCCCATGGACAGCAGTGCCTATTCCTTCACGGCCTTTGCGGGGGTCCCTGCCGTCGAGTTCTCCTTCTTGGAG GATGGCCAGGCGTACCCGTTCCTGCACACGAAGGACGACACATACGAGAACCTACACAGGGTGCTGCGGGGCCGCCTGCCCGCCGTGGCCCAGGCTGTGGCCCAGCTCGCTGGGCAGCTCCTCATCCGGCTCAGCCACGATCACCTGCTGCCTCTGGACTTCGGCCGCTACGGGGACGTGGTCCTCAGGCACATCGGCAGCCTCAACGAGTTCTCTGGGGACCTGAAG GCCCGCGGGCTGACCCTCCAGTGGGTGTACTCGGCGCGGGGGGACTATATCCGGGCGGCGGAGAAGCTGCGAAAGGAGATCTACAGCTCGGAGGAGAGCGATGAGAGGCTGATGCGCATGTACAACGTGCGCATCATGCGG GTGGAGTTCTACTTCCTGTCCCAGTACGTGTCGCCGGCCGACTCCCCGTTCCGCCACATTTTCCTGGGCCGCGGAGACCACACGCTGGGCGCGCTGCTCGACCACGTGCGGCTGCTGCGCTCGGGCGGCTCCGGAGAGCCAGGGGCCGCCTCCTCCGGGGTGGCTCCGGGCCTGGGCTTCCAGGAGAGCCGCTTCCGACGCCAGCTGGCCCTTCTCACCTGGACGCTGCAGGGGGCCGCCAACGCACTTAGCGGGGATGTCTGGAACATCGATAACAACTTCTGA